A segment of the Nilaparvata lugens isolate BPH chromosome X, ASM1435652v1, whole genome shotgun sequence genome:
TCTTTCATGTTGTTTtatgttattttcaaatgaaCCGAGCAATGATAAAAAGGAGTAGGACCGAGAATCTTCaattacacatgaaaattatcattatatcAATAAAACCTCAAGCTTTCACGACTGTGCAACAGGctgaaaaaacaatttaatggtgataacttttcaagtttttcgattAGCATAATagaaagctatcaaaatgaaataccGGTAGGTAGTTTTCGCAGGATAAGATTTGTTTTCTGATTATCACtctttgagatatgagcgcctaaagtttcaattttttgggacagattatttcaaattttgtaaGAGATACACTTTTTGAGAGAGTTCTTCCATTTATAAAAGTAACTTTCAGTTGAGCTATTTTCGGGCATTTTTTGTGAATGCAATAacattcttgaaaatgtatattgtcaggaaattttcactttattcaatcaaccatttttttcaataccatgaaaaatatatcctcgtcatttcatgaattcattttttaccgaatttgaaatgatctgtcccaaaaatgttaACTTTAGAAGCTCataactgaaaaaatattaatcggagaaaacttttttattcaataatttgattgtatggtaaaaaatgtagaatttctctctccataattgaaagaagaagacgttgatgttgtcaataccacaatatttgtttaaattaatttacattactgaaccaggtttcatggtaacagGAAATATGTGGAGGTGAAGTGGTTGGAGGAATGTGTggtgaagatgtggtaggtgttaccatgaaacctggttctgtaatgtagaataatttttaacaaATATAGTGCTATTGACATCAACGTCTTTTTCTTTcagcttttttattttgataccTTGTAAAGTAGAAATTTTTCAGCTTGTTGCACTGCCTGCCCACTAAGAAACACACCATTGCACCAATAGGACTGAAGAATGCATCATTAGGACTAAAAAATGCACCATTAGGACTAAACAAAAATGGTAACTAGGTAATCAAAAGTGACTAATGAGCTATTGCtggttgaaattaatttgtcaaCTTACTTGCTACTCCTGCTGATCCTCAATTTTGCTTCCACAAACCAAAGTGCAATGATAGGGTTCATTTCTTTCTTGATAGCTGTGCTATTGTGCATCCTTTTAGTGGCTGGAACATAAAATATCACAAAGGATCAatcatgttgaaaatttaaaaaatgtatgagaaaattttttattagatacagtagctctatccttttccaacttcACACAAAGATAtctaattgtttgtgaactgaatagaaatataatgaactacaaaaaaatattaggTATCTATTATGaagatatttcaattgaatcaagacatactttcttgatgaataaaaaataatttgaaataaaattaacgaATTTTAAGAAGAATCACCAATGATTTTAGATCTACTTGAATAACttacaaaatttgaaactgaagtATGAAATACATAAACATAATAGTTAAATAGTAGGTATAATAcgttattatataatatacaaggAGGGTCTCTATAAGGTTAagaaaacctgagcgcagaggccgagtgatgaaatttttcataaattaataggaaatattaaatttttttagaTCAAAGATAACTGAAAGATTTTTACAGTATAACAAAGTAAAGCTGgggttacaccaaagttattgacaaaatgttaataacttaatcctcatggtatatagattctattactttgaacggaacttgacaaacacataatgttcaccatgtgtatgataagttatatcaatctaatagaatctgtaaAGATTGGGTCATTaacattattcatcataaatcagctgacaagtgattacacagatgtgtgaagaagccagtctattgctgtattggTATAGTCttccacaaagtagaaggaatttctACACTGTGAGTCTTCTCGCTGAATAACTACAAACTACTACTGCAGTGCTATAAGAGAAGACCCAATTTGAATCTATCGCCGGTTTTTCCTATCGCAAGATGGCGTCGAACTGGCCTCAAGCTCTCTGCAAGAGTGATGGGTCGGCTTCCACCCCCtgagctatgtgacactggtagactcatactgtgccattcttatactctcacccagccaaaacgtgataatagacagtagtagacagtaatcggcttgagttgacaaaaaatcggcttTAAATTTAGAACAtgaacaccctataccatgagcATGAGATATCTTCAtagtgctatcttttctccatgataATACTCTCAAAGCTCTTCAACTGTTGAGTCatttgaatatcactttcatgaattttcatatttacaataaaatattttgttaattattaattctacattgctgAAAGATgttttggcaacagagcaaagcaagatagagatagtgctatctgctttgttgtatgataggcaaggatagcaataccattgctaatcaaacactgtcattataatgtggagctCACTAAAGTGCTACCTTTCTCCACGACTTTGCAGATTTGTCATTGAGAATGGAGAGGCGGGCTCCTGTATGCCGGTGAATCACAGAATTTCCTGAGCCTGTAGTGTTGTGGATAAAATTGGATTATTATTTTAACCCTTGAAATCAAACATCTCTCAagtaaacttgaattaaatGATAGAAATAAACCTACCTATTTGGTTTGATAAGAAtgtctttgatttattattataagtttGCTGTTCCCGAACCTATTCTGTTCAGTTCAAACTCAGTTTATTATCAATGATTTTAGGGTCCatctttttcaacaaaaaaactTGTGAATCCAGGTGCAAAGAGCATGACAAGGTttgtaacaattattattggacAGAAATCCAAATATACTGTAAATcgccccaaagacttctgctactgcaaatattgacaacagggtaaacagctggatggaaattcgatgagccctactatacaaaaattattaatactaaACACTTTAGCACTACTATacaaacaaacataaatttttgaAATGCTAAAACTCTTTTGTTttaaaagataagtgggtggtgaaagtgAAATTGGAGAATTTAGAAAAACATAGGTATTTTGGCCTCTCATTTTAATTCTTAAATAAATGCAATTGGaaagttatttaagaaaaaaaatcatgtgAATCCAGGTGCAAAGAGcataataaattttgtaacaTTGAAATCGCTAGAACATAGTCTGGTTAAAAagtgttttaaaataaaatgtaataaaagcaaggcaaatttatttgaaaagacataactGATGTTGCATTCATAGACATTAATGGATAATTTTATAATAGGATAGATAGgaaatacaaaaatgaatattgagagttttatttgaaaactatTATACTTTATTGCACAAATATTCCAAAAATATGAATACAATTGTACTGACTGAAAAAACAAATCTGGGAATATTCATATAGTAatatgtacagtgagtcaactaaattaaaaaaaaaacatattcagATAGAAAATTGATGAATCATGCAGATGATAAGAAGGGCAAGACATTAACATTTGAAAACTTTCTTGAAGTATTATGTCTGAGATTGATTTCTGATTGACAGAGTTtctatgtaaataataattgatataattatttatatattttctatgttAATGAATGGTTCAGAGTTTTGAGAGTTGAGCTGTTGCAAGAGTTATGGGGCCTCAGAAATCAGTTAAATATTTTTAGTATTTGAATGTTGTTTTGGATTGTATGAAGTTTTGTgtggaaaaattcaatttcaaagttttttgcaAGTGTGTttccttaaattttttttagatttgtttTGTAGTCATGGAAATCACAGCACTAGGGTCTTTCTTTAGTGTGCGTCCTCAGATGTCTGTTGAGAGTTGATTTCTTTATTGCTTTGTAGTCACAGAAATCACATCTGAAGGGTCTCTCTCCAGTGTGAATCCTTAAATGTTGGGTGAGAGATGATTTGTCTGTTGCTTTGTAGTCACagaaatcacagctgaagggtctcTCTCCAGTGTGAGTCTTTAAATGTTTGGTGAGAGATGATTTGTCTCTTGCTTTGTAGTCACagaaatcacagctgaagggtctcTCTCCAGTGTGAGTCCTCATATGTTTGGTGAGAGATGATTTCTTTATTGCTTTGTAGTCACATAAATCACAGCTGTAGGGTCTCTCTCCAGTGTGAGTCCTTATATGTTTGGTGAGAGATGTTTTCTCTGTTGCTTTGTAGTCACagaaatcacagctgaagggtctcTCTCCAGTGTGAATCCTCAAATGTTTGGTGAGAGTTGATTTGTCTGTTGCTTTGTAGTCACagaaatcacagctgaagggtctcTCTCCAGTGTGAGTCCTTATATGTTTGATGAGATCTgctttattttttgttttgtagtTACAGTACTTGCACTTACGTTGTTTCCCAGCTGTGTGTATACTACAATGAAGATTTAATTCTCTGATGTTGCTGAATGCTTCACCACACAACTGACATTCAGTTAATTCACTATCACTTGCTGCATCAATCACATTCTTTCTtgcatttttaattaataagtCCACCTCATTGAGGTCTTCATCAGAATCGTTGATTAAAGTGTTCCCAAGAGTTTCATCAACTGATCTATTGATTGAGCCTAAACCTCCTTGTCCGACAGAGTTTGATATACATACTCCTGGTGGTAAGCTTATACTTTCAGAATGTGTAAATAATGTATCAGAATAATTGTCTTCAATATCCACTAATGTTTCTGAGTGTGTTTCATAAGATTCTTCTACATTTTCAACTTTCATTTGTTCAGGTATAAAGGGGTAACAGTTCAGTCTATCTGTTGAAAGAGAATAGATGCTTTCAATCTGTAGGCCTGTATCATTTTCTTGCTGGATCTCCTCTTCTTTCACTGTTCCTCCATGTTGTTggtgttcttcttcttcaatcagAACCTCTGGCTTGAGCACTATAATTTCAAATCgatgttttgaataattgtgGTCTAAATATACAACCTGATTATCCATGTTATGCTGAATCTGGTACTTTTCTTCAATGATGTCTTCAGCTTCATCTGGTCCATAAATTGACCAATCACAGATGTCCATGTCTGGTCCTTGATGTTGAGAATGTGCCATTGACCCTGAGTTGTCTTGACCTTGACCATCCAAGTTGTTTGGCTGAATCTGGACTGGTCTAGATCCACTTTGGCATCTGTAGCTGTACTCTCCTCCCTGTAAGCAAGTCAGTGGCTCAGTTTTAGTGGGTTATGTTGATGTGATTGGATAAAGAAAGGATACATTTGGTTGTTTCAAGAATTGTTCAGCTTGCAATATTCGATTCAATTTCAAGTGTGTTTGTATAAGTGTATGAGTGTCCGtttacatgatatctcatctcccaactAATGGAAGGACTTGAAATCTGGAACTTAAGCTTCCCCTACAAGGATCTgacatgaacaattttgatcaaatgcaattcaagatggcggctaaaatgtagtcaaaaacaggttttttttgtgattttctcgaaaacggcttgaacaattttaattgaatttatacctataatagtcattgataagctctatcaactgccacaagtcccatatctgtaaaaatctcaggagctccgtcccatataagcaaagtttgattttagattcccaattatcaggcttcagatacaatttaaacaaaaaaattcaagtggaaaagattgagcatgagaatctctacaattaatgttgagtaacatttttacttaaattggaaataagcttgaaatttgagaaaatgtgattattcaattgcaaactgattctattaaatcattcactatgaagagatagcagacctcctgtgtctccagcgttattgtcctgacaccagctagcttggatctttgaatagtaggcttgagatgcgcgtgaacactagcatcaggagatcaattttcataacagtaaggaaagttgtgtgagtgtgccaaaccagatttttatcaattatatcaCATGAAAAATCCTAAATTAAAGGCTGGTTTCTGAGCTCAGGATTTAACTAAGTTCAAGACTAAACAGCTAGAGtaaaaaaattggctttccaaaatggTGCATAGTATTAGTCTACCAGtatttatgataatctttattttctcatttctataataattggaaatgtttttccttgacaaaattaaacattcctaaataattcaaaatagctgaaattttacactattttctctatattttttgtgttcaattttctagtttgttgaaattcaattttaaaatcgttatttgttttacTGTGACTACGCCacattttggaaagccaattttctgactccagatgtTCAAAATctggaacttagctaaatcccgtgcttggaaaccggcccttagtggagtatctatagtgaggtccatgttataatgaggATGATGATAAGGAAACagtgttgctgattctctgccttgttactgccttcttcaaattataattgattgtaACAGGGATTCAGGTCTTTAACAGTGCATTTTTCAGGTTAGGTAGTACCCTATTTTCCTTATAATTTACTACATCCCCAcacattttgaataaaatgttcaTTCAAGTACTTACTTCAAAATCCATTGTGCCTAATCAGATTGAATGAGTCGAGATAATTATTAATCACTTTCACCTACTGTAATTCATTGAAATCACAAAATAATCGAAAATCATAGAGGAGATTTGTAACATCTCCGGTTACCTACCGGAAATGAGGATGTATACTATAAATATGAATACTGTGTATAAATATGTATACTGTGCCATAGCATCGACACGACATAGCATCGACAAACCATATCATCGACAAGTCACGTCACACATCTATGGCCAAAATAGTGACCAACTATACcacagaatatacagaatggaaacttgtaa
Coding sequences within it:
- the LOC111055865 gene encoding histone-lysine N-methyltransferase PRDM9-like isoform X2, with the translated sequence MDFEGGEYSYRCQSGSRPVQIQPNNLDGQGQDNSGSMAHSQHQGPDMDICDWSIYGPDEAEDIIEEKYQIQHNMDNQVVYLDHNYSKHRFEIIVLKPEVLIEEEEHQQHGGTVKEEEIQQENDTGLQIESIYSLSTDRLNCYPFIPEQMKVENVEESYETHSETLVDIEDNYSDTLFTHSESISLPPGVCISNSVGQGGLGSINRSVDETLGNTLINDSDEDLNEVDLLIKNARKNVIDAASDSELTECQLCGEAFSNIRELNLHCSIHTAGKQRKCKYCNYKTKNKADLIKHIRTHTGERPFSCDFCDYKATDKSTLTKHLRIHTGERPFSCDFCDYKATEKTSLTKHIRTHTGERPYSCDLCDYKAIKKSSLTKHMRTHTGERPFSCDFCDYKARDKSSLTKHLKTHTGERPFSCDFCDYKATDKSSLTQHLRIHTGERPFRCDFCDYKAIKKSTLNRHLRTHTKERP
- the LOC111055865 gene encoding histone-lysine N-methyltransferase PRDM9-like isoform X3, which encodes MDFEGGEYSYRCQSGSRPVQIQPNNLDGQGQDNSGSMAHSQHQGPDMDICDWSIYGPDEAEDIIEEKYQIQHNMDNQVVYLDHNYSKHRFEIIVLKPEVLIEEEEHQQHGGTVKEEEIQQENDTGLQIESIYSLSTDRLNCYPFIPEQMKVENVEESYETHSETLVDIEDNYSDTLFTHSESISLPPGVCISNSVGQGGLGSINRSVDETLGNTLINDSDEDLNEVDLLIKNARKNVIDAASDSELTECQLCGEAFSNIRELNLHCSIHTAGKQRKCKYCNYKTKNKADLIKHIRTHTGERPFSCDFCDYKATDKSTLTKHLRIHTGERPFSCDFCDYKATEKTSLTKHIRTHTGERPYSCDLCDYKAIKKSSLTKHMRTHTGERPFSCDFCDYKARDKSSLTKHLKTHTGERPFSCDFCDYKATDKSSLTQHLRIHTGERPFRCDFCDYKAIKKSTLNRHLRTHTKERP